A DNA window from Massilia putida contains the following coding sequences:
- the galB gene encoding beta-galactosidase GalB has protein sequence MQDTRHKAARRLASALAIALAATVLPAVSPIVAHARAATDRLAPRQRILLDDGWRFHAGDPAGGSAPYLYDVRPEVTASADGKVADAMPEEAAKVARAHTPVLKPWILPTGNAFIRDPAHRHARPAAEPAIDAPFTRAAFDDSAWRAVTLPHDWAIEGPFLATGPYGGMGRLKTWGPAWYRRKLDIPAADRGKQIFLHVGGAMSYASVWVNGHLAGGWPYGYNSFRIDLTPWLRPGAVNQLAIRLDNPPESARWYPGAGLYRDVWLTKTAPVHVGQWGVTVTTSEATPQALAEAARVAWRIALDNDGPAPAEATVTTELYPLDEHGRVDGKAVATTVSAPVMVAAGASGTVSGATVVTKPRLWGPPPTQTPHRYALVATVRQDGRVVDRYETPFGIRTVRFDPDRGVIVNGEHIPLRGVNNHHDLGALGAAFNARAAERQLEIMRAMGANALRMSHNPPDPQLLDLADRMGFLVMDEVFDSWQRKKTPLDFHLIFPDWHEQDLRAMIRRDRNHPSIILWSVGNEVGEQYTGEEGATVGRELVAIAHEEDPTRPTTTAMNYAKSDMPLPAEVDVIGLNYQGEGIRQDPEFEGTDRIRTPPQYPLFHARFPDKTILSTESASAFSSRGVYLFPVHPTNSSIVRDGRGGDSANQQVSAYELYAVDFGASADKVFASLDHNPYVAGEFVWTGFDYLGEPTPYYGARSAYSGIVDLAGFPKDRYYLYQSRWRADLPMVHVLPHWTWPDRVGLVTPVHVFTSGDEAELFVNGKSQGRQKKAPYAYRLRWDAVTYEPGEITVVAYKDGREWARETVRTALAPAALQAQADRTALASDGRDLAFVTVRIVDKTGAPAPRAKDRVRFTVEGPGELVATDNGDPTSFESFQSPERAAFNGLVLGIVRAKAGAGGTITVRAAGAGLAGTAVTLRSRPATD, from the coding sequence CGGGCCGCGACCGACCGCCTGGCGCCGCGCCAGCGCATCCTGCTGGACGACGGCTGGCGCTTTCACGCGGGCGATCCTGCGGGCGGCTCCGCGCCGTACTTATATGATGTGCGGCCGGAAGTGACCGCGTCCGCCGACGGCAAGGTGGCGGACGCCATGCCCGAGGAAGCGGCCAAGGTCGCGCGCGCGCACACGCCCGTGCTGAAACCCTGGATCCTCCCGACCGGCAACGCCTTCATCCGCGACCCGGCCCACCGCCACGCGCGCCCGGCGGCGGAACCTGCCATCGACGCCCCGTTCACCCGCGCCGCGTTCGACGACAGCGCCTGGCGCGCCGTCACGCTGCCGCACGACTGGGCCATCGAAGGCCCGTTCCTCGCGACGGGCCCGTACGGCGGCATGGGCCGCCTCAAGACGTGGGGCCCGGCCTGGTATCGCCGCAAGCTGGACATCCCCGCTGCGGACCGCGGCAAGCAGATCTTCCTCCACGTGGGCGGGGCCATGTCGTACGCCAGCGTGTGGGTCAACGGCCACCTCGCGGGCGGCTGGCCCTACGGCTACAACTCGTTCCGCATCGACCTGACGCCCTGGCTGCGGCCGGGCGCGGTCAACCAGCTCGCGATCCGCCTCGACAACCCGCCGGAATCCGCGCGCTGGTATCCGGGCGCGGGCCTGTACCGCGACGTGTGGCTGACGAAGACGGCGCCCGTCCACGTGGGCCAGTGGGGCGTGACGGTGACGACGTCCGAGGCGACGCCGCAGGCCTTGGCCGAAGCGGCGCGCGTCGCGTGGCGGATCGCGCTCGACAACGACGGCCCCGCGCCTGCCGAGGCGACGGTGACGACGGAGTTGTACCCGCTGGACGAGCATGGACGCGTCGACGGCAAGGCCGTCGCGACGACCGTGTCGGCCCCCGTGATGGTCGCGGCGGGCGCGAGCGGCACCGTCAGTGGCGCGACGGTTGTGACCAAGCCGCGCCTGTGGGGTCCCCCGCCCACGCAGACGCCGCACCGCTACGCGCTCGTGGCCACCGTGCGCCAGGACGGCCGCGTCGTCGACCGCTACGAGACGCCGTTCGGCATCCGCACCGTGCGCTTCGACCCGGACCGCGGCGTCATCGTCAACGGCGAACACATCCCCCTGCGCGGCGTGAACAACCACCACGACCTGGGCGCGCTGGGCGCCGCGTTCAATGCGCGCGCGGCCGAGCGCCAGCTGGAGATCATGCGCGCGATGGGAGCCAACGCCCTGCGCATGAGCCACAATCCGCCCGACCCGCAGCTGCTGGACCTCGCCGACCGCATGGGCTTCCTCGTGATGGACGAGGTGTTCGATTCCTGGCAGCGCAAGAAGACGCCGCTGGACTTCCACCTGATCTTCCCCGACTGGCACGAGCAGGACCTGCGCGCGATGATCCGGCGCGACCGCAATCACCCGTCCATCATCCTGTGGAGCGTGGGGAACGAAGTCGGCGAGCAGTACACGGGCGAAGAAGGGGCCACCGTCGGCCGCGAACTGGTGGCCATCGCGCACGAGGAAGATCCGACCCGGCCGACGACGACGGCCATGAACTACGCCAAGTCGGACATGCCGCTGCCTGCGGAGGTCGATGTCATCGGCCTGAACTACCAGGGCGAAGGGATCCGCCAGGATCCGGAATTCGAAGGCACCGACCGGATCCGCACGCCACCGCAGTACCCGCTATTCCATGCCAGATTCCCGGACAAGACGATCCTCAGCACCGAATCCGCGTCGGCCTTCAGCAGCCGCGGCGTCTACCTGTTCCCGGTGCATCCGACGAACAGCTCCATTGTCCGCGATGGCCGCGGAGGCGATTCGGCGAACCAGCAGGTCAGCGCCTACGAACTGTACGCCGTCGATTTTGGCGCGTCCGCCGACAAGGTGTTCGCCTCACTCGACCACAACCCCTACGTGGCCGGCGAATTCGTCTGGACCGGTTTCGACTACCTGGGCGAGCCGACACCATACTACGGCGCGCGCAGCGCCTACTCCGGCATCGTCGACCTGGCCGGCTTCCCGAAAGACCGCTATTACCTGTACCAGTCGCGCTGGCGCGCCGACCTGCCCATGGTGCACGTGCTGCCGCACTGGACGTGGCCGGACCGCGTCGGCCTGGTCACGCCGGTGCACGTGTTTACGTCGGGCGACGAGGCCGAGCTGTTCGTCAACGGCAAATCGCAGGGGCGCCAGAAAAAGGCGCCGTACGCCTACCGCTTGCGCTGGGATGCCGTGACGTACGAACCGGGCGAGATCACGGTCGTCGCGTACAAGGACGGTCGCGAATGGGCGCGCGAGACCGTGCGGACGGCGCTCGCCCCAGCCGCCCTGCAGGCACAGGCCGACCGCACGGCGCTCGCGAGCGACGGCCGCGACCTGGCGTTCGTCACCGTGCGCATCGTCGACAAGACGGGCGCCCCCGCGCCGCGCGCGAAAGACCGCGTGCGATTCACCGTCGAGGGCCCCGGGGAACTCGTCGCCACCGACAACGGCGATCCGACGAGCTTCGAGTCGTTCCAGTCGCCGGAACGGGCCGCGTTCAACGGGCTGGTGCTGGGCATCGTGCGGGCGAAGGCCGGCGCCGGCGGCACCATCACGGTGCGCGCGGCCGGCGCCGGGCTGGCAGGAACGGCGGTAACGTTGCGCAGCCGGCCAGCGACGGACTAA